The Streptomyces sp. NBC_00224 genome contains the following window.
CCAGTGGCACGTCATTGACGCGCAGGACGTTGTCCTGGGCCGTCTGGCGACCACCGCTGCGAACCTCCTCCGGGGCAAGCACAAGCCCGTCTATGCGCCTCACATGGACATGGGCGACTTCGTCATCATCATCAACGCCGACAAGGTTCACCTGTCCGGCAACAAGAAGACCCAGAAGCTGGCCTACCGCCACTCCGGCTACCCGGGCGGTCTCCGCGCGGTGCGCTACGACGACCTCCTGGCGAACAACCCGGAGAAGGCCGTCGAGAAGGCCATCAAGGGCATGATCCCCAAGAACACCCTGGGCCGTCAGATGATCTCCAAGCTGAAGGTCTACTCGGGCGACCAGCACCCCCACGCTGCCCAGCAGCCGGTGCCGTTCGAGATCACCCAGGTCGCGCAGTAGTTCCGGCCACACCCCCTAAGACAGAAAAGAATCTGAGGAGCATCGTGGCCGAGACCACTGTCGAGACCCCCGTCGAGGGCGAAGAGACCTACGCGGAGGTCACCACCTTCGAGTCCGAGGTCCCCGTCGAGGGCGAGTACACCACCGAGTCGCTGGCGTCCCGCTTCGGCGACCCGCAGCCGGCCGCCGGCCTGGGCCGTCGCAAGAACGCCATCGCCCGCGTCCGGATCGTTCCGGGCACCGGCAAGTGGAAGATCAACGGGCGTACGCTTGAGGACTACTTCCCGAACAAGGTCCACCAGCAGGAAGTCAACGAGCCCTTCAAGGTGCTTGAGCTTGACAACCGCTACGACGTCATCGCCCGCATCTCGGGTGGCGGCGTGTCCGGCCAGGCCGGCGCCCTGCGCCTCGGCGTGGCCCGTGCGCTGAACGAGGCGGACGTCGAGAACAACCGCCCGGCGCTGAAGAAGGCCGGCTTCCTCTCCCGCGACGACCGTGCGGTCGAGCGCAAGAAGGCCGGTCTCAAGAAGGCCCGCAAGGCCCCGCAGTACAGCAAGCGCTAAATCGCGCCTGCCGCCTGTACGGCTCTCGTCCGCCCCGGCAGCACTCTTCGTGCTGCCGGGGCGGGCTTGTTTTTGGCACCAGTGGTGGGCGCCCGGGTGCGGCGCCTGGCGGATCTC
Protein-coding sequences here:
- the rpsI gene encoding 30S ribosomal protein S9; translation: MAETTVETPVEGEETYAEVTTFESEVPVEGEYTTESLASRFGDPQPAAGLGRRKNAIARVRIVPGTGKWKINGRTLEDYFPNKVHQQEVNEPFKVLELDNRYDVIARISGGGVSGQAGALRLGVARALNEADVENNRPALKKAGFLSRDDRAVERKKAGLKKARKAPQYSKR
- the rplM gene encoding 50S ribosomal protein L13, whose product is MRTYSPKPGDVTRQWHVIDAQDVVLGRLATTAANLLRGKHKPVYAPHMDMGDFVIIINADKVHLSGNKKTQKLAYRHSGYPGGLRAVRYDDLLANNPEKAVEKAIKGMIPKNTLGRQMISKLKVYSGDQHPHAAQQPVPFEITQVAQ